ACAGGACGTGCTGGCCCTCGTGGCGCTCTATCCGCTCACGACCGTCTACGCGACCCCGAAGTCTTCGGGCATCATGAAATGGGGCGACCTCGGCGGCAAGCGTTTCGTGGTCGGTGCCAAGGGCGGTTCGATCTACATCGTGACCCAGAACGCGCTTCGCCACAGCGGTCTGTTCAAAAAGGCGAAAAAGGAATTCTTTTCCAATCCCCAGAACGCGGCGGCGCTCAAAGACAAGCGGGTGGACGCAGGCTTCTTCATGCTGAATGCCAATGTGCCCGCCCCCGTTTACATGGATCTCGCCCGCACCCAGCAAGGGCAGCTCAACTTCTTCGGACCCGACGAGGCGACCATCAAGAAGCTCGAGAAGAGCGACCCCGGCGTGGTGCGCGACGTGGTTCCAGCCGGCTCCATCCCGGGGTGGGACAAGGATCTCGTGAGCTGGGGGCAAATGTGGACCCTCATGTCGAGTAGCCAGATGTCCAACGCCGTCGCCTACGAAATAGTGAAGCTGCTTATGGAGAACCACCAGCAGATCCAGAAGTACCACCCGATTGGCAAGGTGATTAAGCCGGAGAACGCCATGAAGGGCCTGTCGAAGATCAAGCTCCATCCCGGCGCGGTGCGCTACTGGAAAGAAAAGGGCAAGATGTAGCCTCCTCCCGGACGGGAGGA
Above is a window of bacterium DNA encoding:
- a CDS encoding TAXI family TRAP transporter solute-binding subunit: MKRTIYAILAAALALIVVAAVAEAQQKVLLGTSHPGGATFEIGTAMSKVITDNSGGKYDVSASITGGSSANVRVLQKKDAMGPFRLAMATSPAVYWGQNGITPFRKKQDVLALVALYPLTTVYATPKSSGIMKWGDLGGKRFVVGAKGGSIYIVTQNALRHSGLFKKAKKEFFSNPQNAAALKDKRVDAGFFMLNANVPAPVYMDLARTQQGQLNFFGPDEATIKKLEKSDPGVVRDVVPAGSIPGWDKDLVSWGQMWTLMSSSQMSNAVAYEIVKLLMENHQQIQKYHPIGKVIKPENAMKGLSKIKLHPGAVRYWKEKGKM